GCACCTGAAACAtttcatttttgcaaacaattGACATTCGTCTCCCGCAACTCTTGCGAACGACACTCCTTCTTATGGATGCATAACGTACTGGTCGATACCGTCGATGACGTAGCCGGAACCTAAAAATCCGCAGTAGCACCCGTATCCTTTGTAAACCAAAGGATTGCATCCTGTAGCGCATACCACCATATTGTAAAGATGTATCACTCCCCTCTTGAATCTCGTATGGCTCGTCGTCTCTCTTCCCTTCGTTCTAAAATTGCGAAAACCGTTTTTGTTTCAAgctttattcaatattaaaaatttgtataatattttaagtgtTAAATAcgatttttgatattaaaaatttgaaacatgataaatttttttgcgtcagtattttctaataatttccatcccattatataaatttgtagaaagtacattattattaattgtgcTGTGACGGAAGTTTCTATTACAGCTGTGTTCGACTTACGCGGTGGGTTGCGCTTTCGTGTTGTTCACCGTCGTATTTGCCGACGACGATACGCGCACGTAAATGTCCTCGTAATTACGCGCCGAGGAGGCACCCCACGGGTCACCGCTGTGACCGATATAGAAATCCCCCTGATTTTCTGCgtcttttatatcatttttcataTGTGAATAATCATAATCCGCTCGGCGCGTTCTGGCACCTCCGAGTAACTTATAAACACCTGGCGTACCGTTACCTGAAAATGCCATAAATGCTGATAGACAAAATAGTGTCAGCGATTGCCCAGCGCGCGTACCTATACAATTGTAAACTGATATACAGTTATAACCGTAGTTCGCCATacttacattattttcaacctgattcatttatttatgattttaatttgacgaattaacatttaaattaattatacttgctacattattgttaattatatacaattagaATGGTAAATGCGTATTCCCAAGTCTATGTGCACTGGCtttctttatacataaaaatattaagtagaaaatatattattaatatttggaaaaacagtctttttcttttttaacgcTTATATGAATCCGAAAGTGCGTGCATTTTCCGAACCACTGCGTGCCGAGCGTGTATAATAGGCGTACACGATGGTTTTTCTAACCGTCAGAAAATGTATTTCGCCTTGATTCAAACCTGCTTAGCGTAAAACTACTCTCATTTATCCCACTTCTGGCCGTTTTAACGGTTTCTCAACAATCTTCCAGAAAATGTGCCGGATAAATTGCGGCGCATCCACTCTCTGCCGAACGTATGAAATGCTGTACagtattttgcaatttcacTTTTCAGATTATCCATTCTATCGCAATGAAATGTATTTTCCACAAATTTCGCTTCActgaagttattttaatacgtcataaatataaaaaaaaataaggacaCGTCTTTAAGACATCCTTTTCAGGATGTTTTTAAGAcgtctttttaaaatttttatattattttttatttattctatttcatCATATCTCATACCAAAGTTAGATGTAAAGCGCATTACTTTCCTACaacaaaatatgcaaaaaaaaatttatttcttaaatttatatctaaaaatataatttttttttattaaaatatctcttaaaGAAATAGATAACACAcgtgtaattttaaatatacattaatgaaCTTATTATTACGAAGAAATTAAATCACATATtggataattttttagaagaaaaaaaattagaaaaataacaatgcaaatgaaataatacgccaaatttgcatatatttttcagagatAGGTCaagtattttttctttatatgtcAGTTTTGTGTGAAgattaaatgcattaaaaacgGAAGTATAGATTCTCCTCAGCAAACGCTTCCCgtttttcgttctttttttcgtCGTATGATGCCGATTCcatcacaataattttaatttttcacgagGTCGGTTTCTCGTCTCGTTACCGGTTTAACTGTGCTCGAAAATTCACGTTTCAGTTCACGGTACGCAAATACCTCGGTACGCGACCAAGATGCACTTCTGCCCATGcgtattttgatattttgattcCATAACTGATTGTGTATTGATATCAAGGAATTTTCGTTGAAAGCGTAATAAAAGTAACGTTTACTTTTGcagaattttacgaaaaaaaattccacGTGTTCTGACAAGCTACGTAAGCGTaggatattttttagaatttaatatttttgatataaatacacGAATATGAAATGTGCGTATaactataaattaatcaattttcgaTCTGGACTTTGCATAATTGAGTAAttgagtaattatttatataaaattatactgatATATGTAATCATATCttaatttgcttttttgcctctttttaactaaaaagttcaataattataaacaaacagATAACAATGAGTAAATGCAGATTACTATACGTGTGTTGCGTAACGTTACGTAAAGCGTttcaaaaggaaaaaaaaaaaaagataaagtaatagtattaataaatctgaaattttaataccatgcaaaataaatttcatcgtTTCGCgacttcaaatttattaacaaccAGAGATAAATGGTTAGATCGAGCTAATTAACGAAGTACGTGCGTGCGAAAGCGTTGTAGCGGTCCAGGTTACTGTAACGAATTACTGTAACTGTACACACTTGTTACGGTCGACATGTCTCGCGGAGGAAAATTGAGAGATCATACACCGTTTTATCGCCGTCAtctcttcttctctccttctctctttctcttgcgGTCGGGATTACTCAACAAGGAAATTGAAATTGCGAAATGAAATGGCGCGATCGAATCGTAGCTTTTAACTGCTTTGCGGCAACAATCAACAATCCGGCGTCATAATGTTTCGCAACGTTAATTAGTCTTGCGCGGTGGTCCTCTGTAATCCGCGAGACGCAATTCCTTTTCGCCCACGGCGTTTCCATGGCGCGGCcacgtaaaagtttaatacattaattttcttcCTTGATGTAACGCTGTAGCGAGTATTAACTCGGCTTTCAATCGTTCATCAAATGAAATTCCATCGTAAACGTATTTACGAAAAAAGATTcaatttacagaaaatttgATGAGAAACGTCGGAAATCGACAGTTAAAAGTAAAACTTAAGATAAATGCTGACTTGCAGAAACAAATCAATTCAATTGGTCGAAATTTCAATCGACGCGAAAGATAAGTCATGAATGTAAAACGATTTAGAACGAGCGAAAAGGGTTGCTTTCATTATTCAAGTTGTACATGAGATCTCGTTAAGCAAATTAATTATGCCAGCATTATTTTTCCTTCGTAGACGAAATTATCCGGCGGGTCGCTTAACCTAAATTGGCGTCTCATTGTCAGTGGTGTCGTGTGAACCGACTTAATTAGAGAGAGGTGCGGTTACATTTTAAGCTTGATATTCAATTGTGCACTTATGCGCTTTCTTAAAAGACGCTCAGCGGGACGCTCGTTGCTAGCGTTattaagttgaaataatttcacgcGCGCATGATTAGAGCGCGATGGTTAAAGCTCACTTATTAGCAAGAAAGGGAAGACAATGATGCAAGTGGAAATTTTCCACGcgagaaaagataaaactaattatataCACTGCATACTATATGACATGCATTAGCATCAACGTAGAAATGATTTTATGAATCTCCCAGAAATCCCAGAAGTAAAAAAAGCAgaggaaaatattaatactataGAACATACAGATATTCTATTTCCGTGTACGATCTACgaggtttaattaaaaatttacacgtacatgcaattttatttgcaattttgcttTCCGCATTTTAAGTTGCTCAGTTATAGGTTTGACATTTCACAAACGCGCAACAACCGTTGGATGCTATTAACGAAATACGTAAAATAGCGAATATTGCGGCGCGAGATAAAGACGATACTCGATGGAAATGTTTGCCTCTTATgtgaattatgtaaattatttttcatttgataaaatattatattaatatcaaaaatagctgtaaatttttgtatccACACAATACAGACAaaacattgcaaaattatagatttattacaattaattaagaatcttttgattatttattccaGGATTTATTTACGCTTTATATTTTGAGAATTGCGACGGATAATGCATTGCATTATGCATACTTGCGAtgcatgcaaattttatatcattttattgcagtttttcattaatatagtTCATTAATATAGCATAGTTCTAAATAGTCAAACAAACAATAAACGACGTATTCGCGTTGTTTTtccctttttatattatttttcgtcaattataaatttaactcctttaaattataaaatcacggaaatttatatatttattttatttcgtatatatttctgttaaatccgttaaaaataatttaattaatagagttaaattaaatttttccaaacaacattattttcttactCTTGGCGTCGCAATCGAGCAGCGTCCCGAATAAAAGGAGGACGCACAGGACCCTTTCGCATTGACGAGACAATCGATCCGTCCGCGGATCGCGGCCACGTGCA
The nucleotide sequence above comes from Linepithema humile isolate Giens D197 chromosome 4, Lhum_UNIL_v1.0, whole genome shotgun sequence. Encoded proteins:
- the LOC105675025 gene encoding uncharacterized protein isoform X2, with product MCRKSSDIARGRDPRTDRLSRQCERVLCVLLLFGTLLDCDAKSNGTPGVYKLLGGARTRRADYDYSHMKNDIKDAENQGDFYIGHSGDPWGASSARNYEDIYVRVSSSANTTVNNTKAQPTATKGRETTSHTRFKRGVIHLYNMVVCATGCNPLVYKGYGCYCGFLGSGYVIDGIDQCCKMHDWCYDATECAMFSEYFVPYYWRCYHGYKPVCAVEHGSWGGSGSCSQRLCECDRSLAECLKRYPCPTTKAVCTSSPWRLVQNLFMII
- the LOC105675025 gene encoding uncharacterized protein isoform X1 produces the protein MNQVENNVSMANYGYNCISVYNCIGTRAGQSLTLFCLSAFMAFSGNGTPGVYKLLGGARTRRADYDYSHMKNDIKDAENQGDFYIGHSGDPWGASSARNYEDIYVRVSSSANTTVNNTKAQPTATKGRETTSHTRFKRGVIHLYNMVVCATGCNPLVYKGYGCYCGFLGSGYVIDGIDQCCKMHDWCYDATECAMFSEYFVPYYWRCYHGYKPVCAVEHGSWGGSGSCSQRLCECDRSLAECLKRYPCPTTKAVCTSSPWRLVQNLFMII